A single Petrotoga sp. 9PW.55.5.1 DNA region contains:
- a CDS encoding CBS domain-containing protein, translating to MNPKTIITTHKNADFDGFAACVAASLIYDDSIIVLEAEPQQNLKEFLNIYDIHYIQDNNFKKEFEDVINNKIIEKIVVVDTADINRIPPIIRQLIEKGIDVDIYDHHPELKEQNIKGKNFSKETGSATTILLEKLLQNKIVLPDTYETLFLIAIHEDTGNFVYPTTTSLDHEIAAQLIKGGARIEEIEEFVSLEMTKEQKDLFNKLYNNIQELTLEEINVYIAYAEIDKFIGGLNVITHKLFEALTPDVFFVVTRMGKSIYIVARSRIDEIDLNKILSHFGGGGHRKAGSAKTKKYDINQVISKIKNELKSSFLPVLRAKHIMSSPVRTILSEETVERASEIMYQTGHSGLPVIQNNKLVGIITKKDIEKAIKHGLKNAPIKAIMSTNLKVTDVETSLTQVRKIMAEADVGRIPVLKDGILVGIITRTDLLRATNGVLNFTLNPILREKYQSQNLNSEMEKVLPTSVLNILRLIGVYGNEKGISVYVVGGFVRDLLLKIDNKLTNNTLPYDIDVVVEGDGLIFGKYVAKQLRAKYVEHPKFHTCSIFYRNGENKIIRIDLATARTEYYQEAAELPKVELSTIKKDLYRRDFSINAMAIKLNSESFGVLLDFFNCKKDLEKGIIRILHPLSFIEDPTRILRAIRFEQRFGFEIDSNTLTKLEDAVENEYLEKVTGMRIREEFEKILCEKEPLKAIKRMGNLKIISHLFEKTYYTPTLEKDLENLFDILHFFNYNMRFYLNKVRIFHVVLFVILQYTSEESLKNISARYGLPKEFIRKLQQVKRANELISNHLNKYGKIDELSFFYKITNTLDNEQFIFLAVKLPPQIVDIYYTYLKKLTDLKLSISGKDLLEKGYKGIEIREKLEEIKKLLLDGKIKPGEEKNYI from the coding sequence TTGAATCCAAAAACCATTATAACTACTCATAAAAATGCTGATTTCGATGGGTTTGCGGCCTGTGTTGCTGCTTCTTTAATTTACGATGATTCAATAATCGTTTTGGAAGCTGAACCACAACAAAATTTGAAAGAATTTTTGAATATCTATGATATTCATTATATTCAAGATAATAATTTCAAAAAAGAATTTGAAGACGTGATAAACAACAAAATAATTGAAAAAATAGTTGTAGTTGATACAGCTGATATTAATAGAATCCCTCCCATAATTAGACAATTAATTGAGAAAGGAATCGATGTTGATATATACGATCATCACCCCGAATTAAAAGAACAAAATATCAAAGGTAAAAACTTCTCTAAAGAAACGGGAAGTGCAACTACTATACTACTTGAAAAGCTATTACAAAATAAAATAGTACTTCCTGATACCTATGAAACTCTTTTTTTAATAGCAATTCATGAAGATACAGGTAATTTCGTTTATCCGACAACAACTTCTCTTGACCATGAGATTGCTGCACAACTTATAAAAGGTGGTGCACGCATCGAAGAAATAGAAGAGTTCGTTTCACTTGAAATGACTAAAGAACAAAAAGATCTTTTTAATAAATTATATAATAATATTCAAGAACTAACTTTGGAAGAGATAAATGTATATATAGCATATGCAGAGATTGATAAGTTCATTGGAGGATTAAATGTAATAACTCATAAGCTATTTGAAGCCTTAACACCAGATGTTTTTTTTGTGGTTACTAGAATGGGGAAGAGCATATATATAGTAGCTAGATCAAGAATCGATGAAATAGATTTAAATAAGATACTATCTCACTTTGGAGGGGGAGGACATAGAAAAGCAGGATCCGCAAAAACGAAAAAGTATGATATTAACCAAGTCATAAGTAAAATAAAAAATGAACTAAAATCATCCTTTTTGCCTGTTTTGAGAGCAAAGCATATAATGTCTTCACCGGTTAGAACCATACTATCTGAGGAGACGGTTGAAAGAGCCAGTGAAATAATGTACCAGACTGGCCATTCTGGTTTACCAGTAATTCAGAATAACAAGTTAGTTGGTATTATTACAAAAAAAGATATTGAAAAAGCTATAAAGCATGGATTAAAAAATGCTCCTATTAAAGCCATTATGAGTACTAATCTAAAAGTTACTGATGTTGAAACTTCTTTAACTCAAGTGAGAAAAATTATGGCAGAAGCTGATGTTGGAAGAATACCAGTTTTAAAGGATGGAATACTTGTAGGTATAATTACTCGAACAGATCTCTTAAGAGCGACTAACGGGGTTCTAAATTTTACTTTAAACCCGATTTTAAGAGAAAAATATCAGTCACAAAATTTAAATTCGGAAATGGAAAAAGTTTTACCAACCTCTGTTTTAAATATTTTAAGATTAATAGGTGTTTATGGAAACGAAAAGGGCATAAGCGTCTATGTAGTGGGGGGATTTGTAAGAGACCTACTTTTAAAAATCGATAATAAATTAACTAATAACACACTCCCTTACGATATAGATGTAGTCGTAGAAGGGGATGGTTTAATATTTGGAAAATATGTAGCAAAACAACTGAGGGCAAAATATGTCGAACATCCAAAATTTCACACATGTTCTATATTTTACAGAAATGGAGAAAATAAAATTATTAGGATAGATCTAGCAACTGCAAGAACTGAGTATTATCAAGAAGCTGCAGAATTACCAAAGGTAGAACTTTCAACAATTAAAAAAGACCTTTACAGAAGAGATTTTTCTATAAATGCAATGGCAATAAAATTGAACTCAGAATCTTTTGGTGTGCTTCTTGATTTTTTTAATTGTAAAAAAGATCTTGAAAAAGGTATCATAAGAATTTTACATCCACTTTCATTTATTGAAGATCCAACACGAATCTTAAGAGCTATTAGATTTGAGCAAAGGTTTGGATTTGAGATTGATTCAAACACTTTAACAAAATTAGAGGACGCTGTAGAAAATGAATACTTAGAAAAAGTTACTGGAATGAGAATTAGGGAAGAATTTGAAAAAATACTTTGTGAAAAAGAACCTTTAAAAGCTATAAAAAGGATGGGAAATCTAAAAATTATTTCTCATCTTTTTGAAAAAACATATTATACACCTACTTTAGAAAAAGATTTAGAAAATCTTTTCGATATTTTGCATTTTTTCAATTACAATATGCGTTTTTACTTAAATAAAGTGAGGATTTTTCACGTAGTTTTGTTTGTTATTTTGCAATACACGAGTGAAGAATCTTTGAAGAATATTTCTGCAAGATATGGCCTTCCAAAAGAATTTATAAGGAAACTACAACAAGTAAAAAGAGCTAATGAATTAATATCCAATCATTTAAATAAATATGGAAAAATAGATGAGTTATCCTTTTTTTACAAAATTACTAATACACTAGATAATGAACAATTCATATTTTTAGCAGTTAAATTACCTCCACAAATAGTTGATATTTATTATACATATTTAAAAAAATTAACAGATTTGAAGCTTTCAATATCTGGAAAAGATCTATTAGAAAAAGGTTATAAAGGAATAGAAATTAGAGAAAAATTGGAAGAGATCAAAAAACTACTTTTAGACGGTAAAATAAAACCGGGTGAAGAAAAAAATTATATTTAA
- the glnA gene encoding type I glutamate--ammonia ligase, protein MTKDELLEEVKKQGIKYIRLQITDINGTLKNVEIPSTQLESSLNYGTMFDGSSIEGLVRINESDMLLKPDIETFTVLPWTVEREKVGRFICDIYTPEGTHFIGDPRYVLKKVINEMKEFGYSPYAGPEPEFFILPRDEKSRDPLLIPLDKGGYFDLLPIDLGERVRKSMVETLQGMGIKVEAAHHEVANSQHEIDFRYDYALKTADNIQTFKLVVRTIALLNGLWATFMPKPFFGMNGSGMHTHLSIFKEGINIFYDKNKPYEISDEMKWFIGGLFQHIDAITALANPTINSYKRLVPGYEAPVNVAWSVVNRSALVRIPMTRGDGTRLELRSPDPTANPYLLLASIFAAGLEGIKNKVEPPQPVDGNIYEMGKKEKDDKNIRYLPSSLQESLSILKKDELIRGVLGEHIFSKFIEMKEKEIEEYRIAVTDWEVKRYIQQF, encoded by the coding sequence ATGACAAAAGATGAATTATTGGAAGAGGTTAAAAAGCAAGGAATAAAGTACATTAGATTACAAATTACAGACATTAACGGAACGTTGAAAAATGTGGAAATACCGTCAACTCAGTTAGAGTCATCTTTAAATTATGGAACAATGTTTGACGGTTCTTCTATCGAGGGCTTAGTAAGAATAAATGAATCCGATATGTTGTTAAAACCAGATATAGAAACATTTACCGTACTACCTTGGACAGTTGAAAGAGAAAAAGTAGGACGGTTTATATGTGATATTTATACTCCAGAAGGAACTCATTTCATTGGGGATCCAAGATATGTTTTAAAAAAAGTAATCAATGAAATGAAGGAATTTGGTTACTCCCCATATGCTGGACCCGAACCAGAATTTTTTATTCTTCCAAGAGACGAAAAAAGTCGTGATCCTTTGCTAATTCCACTAGATAAAGGAGGATATTTTGATTTACTTCCTATCGATTTGGGTGAGCGAGTTAGAAAGAGCATGGTAGAAACCTTGCAAGGAATGGGGATAAAGGTAGAAGCTGCCCACCATGAAGTTGCTAATTCACAACATGAAATAGATTTTAGATATGATTATGCATTAAAAACTGCCGATAATATACAAACATTCAAATTGGTTGTTAGAACAATTGCTCTTCTCAATGGATTATGGGCAACATTCATGCCAAAACCTTTTTTTGGAATGAATGGTTCAGGTATGCATACTCATTTAAGTATTTTTAAAGAAGGTATCAATATTTTTTATGATAAAAATAAGCCTTATGAAATTAGTGACGAAATGAAATGGTTTATTGGAGGATTATTTCAACATATTGATGCTATAACAGCTTTAGCTAATCCTACAATAAACTCGTATAAAAGATTAGTACCAGGTTATGAAGCGCCTGTAAATGTTGCTTGGTCTGTTGTAAATAGAAGTGCTTTGGTAAGAATACCAATGACCAGAGGAGATGGGACAAGGTTGGAACTAAGGTCTCCAGATCCAACAGCAAATCCCTATTTACTATTAGCAAGTATTTTTGCTGCTGGTTTAGAAGGGATAAAAAATAAAGTTGAACCTCCTCAACCCGTTGACGGAAATATATACGAAATGGGAAAAAAAGAAAAGGATGATAAAAATATTAGATATCTCCCAAGTTCTCTTCAAGAGTCTTTATCTATTCTTAAAAAAGATGAACTAATTAGGGGAGTTTTAGGAGAGCATATATTTTCTAAGTTTATAGAAATGAAAGAAAAAGAGATTGAGGAATATAGAATCGCAGTAACAGATTGGGAAGTCAAAAGATATATCCAACAATTTTAA
- a CDS encoding M3 family oligoendopeptidase, with translation MPNWDLTFFYSSPEDKKIKRDFEESLKLTKDLKKNYYHKLSDPSLTPEEMKNFFLELEEIFKKNYFASQYCNLFYASNTQNETAQKLFQMSMDYNSKLDVESSFWKPVLLKQGEKKLEEFLASEILKDYTHVIEKLIKSKQHVLSEDAEKVLAAMYNSSRGGFEDLYERLVSSYEFELEIDGITQKLTDPQIRSLRRRPEARLRREAMKTFFSRYDQDKIVFEKTYNSIVKNYDTEASLRNFREPISMRNLANEVEDDIVKTVIDVTTERTYMVHKYYKWKGKKLGIEQTLADIYAPLEKIQKKYSFDEAKAIVLESYYEFDEEVGEIVESFFKENRIDSDIRKGKRGGAFASYAIPNRKPFILLNYTGNLSDVGTLAHELGHGVHGTLSSQQNIWNYHTPLTMAEVASVFGEMLVIDKLLPTLSKEEKVAFIASKVEEMFATMFRQNMIGRFEITSHQLIGENGSANWKELANVYREELKIMFGDSVKIPDEYCYEWATIPHIFSTPFYVYAYNFANLLVLAIFEKYKQEGKVFVPKYKELLKSGSSDSPQKLLEKIGINIKERKFWENGFNYIEREFINKLS, from the coding sequence TTGCCTAACTGGGATTTAACTTTCTTTTATTCTTCGCCAGAAGATAAGAAAATAAAAAGAGATTTTGAAGAAAGCTTGAAACTTACAAAAGATCTCAAAAAAAATTATTACCATAAACTTTCAGATCCTTCTTTAACACCTGAAGAAATGAAAAATTTCTTTTTGGAGCTTGAAGAAATTTTTAAAAAGAATTATTTCGCTTCTCAATATTGTAATTTATTTTATGCCTCTAACACACAAAATGAAACCGCCCAAAAACTTTTTCAGATGAGTATGGATTATAATTCAAAATTAGATGTGGAGAGTTCTTTTTGGAAACCCGTATTACTAAAACAGGGTGAGAAAAAATTAGAGGAATTTTTAGCATCAGAAATTCTAAAGGATTACACTCACGTTATAGAAAAACTTATAAAATCAAAGCAACATGTATTAAGTGAAGACGCTGAAAAAGTATTAGCAGCAATGTATAATTCTTCTAGAGGCGGATTCGAAGATCTGTATGAGAGATTGGTTAGTTCTTATGAATTTGAGTTAGAAATAGATGGCATTACTCAAAAATTAACTGATCCTCAAATAAGATCTTTAAGAAGAAGACCAGAAGCTAGATTAAGAAGAGAAGCCATGAAAACTTTTTTTTCAAGGTATGACCAAGATAAAATAGTTTTCGAAAAAACCTATAACTCCATTGTGAAAAATTATGACACAGAAGCGTCGCTACGTAACTTTCGCGAGCCTATATCTATGAGAAATTTGGCAAATGAGGTCGAGGACGATATAGTAAAAACGGTAATTGATGTAACTACTGAAAGAACCTATATGGTTCATAAATATTACAAATGGAAAGGGAAAAAATTAGGCATAGAGCAAACACTTGCCGACATTTATGCTCCACTTGAAAAGATTCAAAAAAAGTATTCTTTTGATGAGGCGAAAGCTATTGTGCTTGAATCATATTATGAATTTGATGAGGAAGTAGGAGAGATAGTAGAATCATTTTTCAAAGAAAATAGGATAGATTCTGATATAAGGAAAGGCAAGAGAGGTGGAGCTTTTGCTTCTTATGCTATTCCCAACAGAAAACCTTTTATATTATTAAATTATACAGGAAATCTTTCTGATGTAGGTACTTTAGCTCATGAATTGGGTCATGGTGTTCATGGGACTTTATCTTCTCAGCAAAACATTTGGAATTATCATACGCCTCTAACAATGGCTGAAGTTGCTTCTGTATTTGGTGAAATGCTTGTTATTGATAAGCTACTTCCAACCCTTTCAAAAGAAGAAAAAGTTGCATTTATCGCTTCAAAAGTTGAAGAAATGTTTGCAACTATGTTCAGACAAAATATGATTGGAAGATTTGAAATAACTTCTCACCAATTAATTGGTGAAAATGGTAGTGCAAATTGGAAAGAGTTAGCAAACGTATATCGAGAAGAACTGAAAATAATGTTTGGAGATTCTGTTAAAATTCCTGATGAATACTGTTATGAATGGGCTACTATTCCTCATATTTTTAGTACACCTTTTTATGTATACGCTTATAATTTTGCCAATCTTTTAGTACTTGCAATTTTCGAAAAATATAAACAAGAGGGAAAAGTATTTGTTCCAAAATACAAAGAGTTATTAAAAAGCGGAAGTTCTGATTCGCCTCAAAAGTTATTAGAAAAAATAGGTATAAACATAAAAGAAAGAAAATTCTGGGAAAATGGTTTTAATTATATAGAAAGAGAATTTATAAATAAATTATCATAA
- the ribF gene encoding riboflavin biosynthesis protein RibF: protein MYVATIGIFDGVHKGHQYILKNALELSQNLKLAPLIIMFKYPAEKYIGGFEGLILPSWRRKDICEKMGFKVLIKDLQEVWGVPHQEYLDNLIKMGVKGFVCGEDFTFGKDAYGNVDYLKTVGRNKGLVVKVLNDLKKYGNRVSSSAIKREIKLGNIPNANEMLGRPWTLEGKVYEDRHLGFKLGFPTANIDISEREEILLPKYGVYLVKGQIKGQSGTLWGLMNVGLRPTFIEEKKEPKVEVYFLDFFGDLYGNYIIIEVLEFIREEVKFENEKQLIRAMEKDEDYARKIIQKHYL from the coding sequence ATAAAGGGCATCAATATATATTAAAAAACGCTTTGGAACTATCTCAAAATTTAAAATTAGCACCATTGATTATAATGTTTAAATACCCTGCAGAAAAGTATATTGGAGGCTTCGAAGGTTTAATATTACCAAGTTGGAGAAGAAAAGATATTTGTGAAAAAATGGGTTTTAAAGTTTTAATAAAGGATCTTCAAGAAGTATGGGGAGTTCCTCATCAGGAGTATTTAGATAATCTAATAAAAATGGGGGTTAAAGGTTTTGTCTGTGGAGAAGATTTTACATTTGGAAAAGATGCATATGGAAATGTAGATTATTTAAAAACAGTAGGGAGAAATAAAGGATTGGTTGTAAAAGTATTGAATGATTTAAAAAAATATGGAAATAGAGTAAGTTCGTCAGCAATAAAAAGAGAGATAAAATTGGGGAATATTCCTAATGCAAATGAAATGCTTGGAAGACCATGGACTTTAGAAGGTAAGGTTTATGAGGACAGACATTTAGGTTTTAAATTAGGATTTCCAACAGCAAATATCGATATATCAGAAAGAGAAGAAATTTTATTACCAAAATATGGAGTATATTTGGTCAAAGGGCAAATTAAAGGTCAGTCAGGAACCTTGTGGGGTTTGATGAACGTGGGATTGAGGCCAACTTTTATAGAAGAGAAAAAGGAACCAAAAGTGGAAGTGTATTTCTTAGATTTTTTTGGTGACCTATACGGAAATTATATTATTATAGAAGTTTTAGAGTTTATTAGGGAAGAGGTAAAATTTGAAAACGAAAAACAATTGATTAGAGCAATGGAAAAAGACGAAGATTACGCAAGAAAAATCATACAAAAACATTATTTGTAA
- a CDS encoding acetylornithine transaminase, with the protein MTISEDKKYVMNTYSRFPITLVKGEGVKVWDKDGKEYLDFVGGIAVNALGHSHQAVVNAIKEQADKLIHCSNLYWTENQIELAKLICENSFGKSVFFCNSGAEANEGAIKLARKYGNTKYKGKRYKIITAKNSFHGRTYGALTATGQIKYHNGFEPLLDGFVYVDYNDLNSLQSAVDENTCAIMLEVIQGEGGVNEADSNYLKEVKNLCEKNDLLLIFDEVQTGIGRTGKLFAYEHSGVVPDVMTLAKALGGGVPIGALVVNEKADIFVPGNHASTFGGNPLACAAGKIVMNIISQKSFLDEVKEKGEYFKGELEKLKSKFSIIKKVKGKGLMLGVELDTNDGSKIVKKSMEKGLLINVINHNILRFVPPLIISKKEIKDGIEILKDVFLEMNS; encoded by the coding sequence ATGACAATCTCTGAAGATAAAAAGTATGTTATGAACACATATTCAAGATTCCCTATAACTCTTGTCAAAGGAGAAGGCGTAAAAGTCTGGGATAAAGATGGTAAAGAGTATCTTGATTTTGTTGGGGGGATAGCGGTTAACGCTTTAGGGCATTCTCATCAAGCGGTAGTGAATGCAATTAAAGAGCAAGCTGATAAGTTGATACACTGTTCTAATCTTTATTGGACAGAAAATCAAATAGAGTTAGCAAAGTTGATATGTGAAAACTCTTTTGGAAAAAGTGTGTTTTTTTGCAATAGCGGAGCGGAAGCAAATGAAGGAGCAATAAAATTAGCAAGAAAATATGGAAATACAAAATACAAAGGGAAAAGATACAAGATTATTACCGCTAAAAATTCTTTTCACGGAAGAACATACGGAGCTTTAACGGCAACGGGACAGATTAAGTATCATAATGGATTTGAACCACTCTTAGATGGGTTTGTATATGTAGATTACAACGATTTAAATTCGTTACAATCAGCCGTAGATGAGAATACTTGTGCCATTATGTTAGAGGTTATTCAAGGTGAAGGTGGCGTGAATGAAGCTGATAGTAATTATCTTAAAGAAGTCAAAAATTTATGTGAAAAAAATGATTTACTTTTAATTTTTGATGAAGTTCAAACAGGAATTGGAAGAACAGGAAAACTTTTCGCTTATGAACATTCAGGGGTAGTACCAGATGTGATGACATTAGCTAAGGCTTTAGGTGGGGGTGTTCCTATTGGTGCTTTGGTTGTGAATGAAAAGGCAGATATTTTCGTTCCTGGTAACCATGCTTCAACTTTTGGAGGAAATCCATTGGCTTGTGCAGCTGGCAAAATTGTAATGAATATAATTTCTCAAAAAAGTTTTCTAGATGAGGTGAAAGAAAAGGGAGAATACTTCAAAGGAGAGTTGGAAAAATTAAAATCAAAATTTTCTATTATAAAGAAGGTAAAAGGGAAAGGGTTAATGTTGGGGGTTGAATTAGATACAAATGATGGAAGTAAAATAGTTAAAAAATCTATGGAAAAAGGACTTTTAATCAACGTAATAAATCATAACATCCTAAGATTCGTTCCACCATTAATTATTTCTAAAAAGGAAATAAAAGATGGAATAGAGATACTTAAAGATGTTTTTTTGGAAATGAATTCTTGA
- the argJ gene encoding bifunctional ornithine acetyltransferase/N-acetylglutamate synthase, translating to MDLPLGFKVSGIHCGIKKSKKDLGMIYSEKKANAAAVFTTNKVKAAPVLLSMEHITDNEIQAVIVNSGNANACTGEKGYSDAMNMAKKTASVLGLNKEDVFVASTGVIGVPLPLNNILRGIEDLQNKVNHEDENDLLNLAQSIMTTDTFPKIYSKDLYIDGKKITLTGVAKGSGMIHPNMATMLSFIMTDANISKTALSKALKSSVDKTFNMISVDGDTSTNDTVLILANKEANNKEIIEDTVGFEFFQSALDEVTLYLAQMIAKDGEGATKLVEIRVINAKTEKDAKLISKTIAKSNLVKTAIFGEDANWGRILVAAGYSGANFDPKKVDVWFQSASGKIQTCCNGSFKEFSEEKAKLILKEKTIRIIVDLKDGDEKADSWGCDLSYEYVKINGGYRT from the coding sequence ATAGATTTGCCATTAGGGTTTAAAGTTTCAGGGATTCATTGTGGAATAAAAAAGTCGAAAAAAGATTTGGGAATGATTTATTCAGAGAAAAAAGCAAATGCAGCTGCAGTATTTACTACAAATAAAGTTAAGGCTGCCCCAGTACTATTAAGTATGGAGCATATAACAGACAACGAAATTCAAGCTGTTATCGTCAATAGTGGAAATGCGAATGCTTGTACAGGTGAAAAAGGTTATTCTGACGCAATGAATATGGCTAAAAAAACAGCATCAGTTTTAGGGTTAAATAAAGAAGACGTATTTGTAGCTTCTACAGGCGTAATCGGTGTACCTTTACCGTTGAATAACATTTTAAGAGGTATCGAAGATTTGCAAAATAAAGTTAATCATGAAGACGAAAATGATTTATTGAATTTAGCTCAGTCTATCATGACTACAGACACTTTCCCAAAGATTTATAGTAAAGATCTATATATTGATGGGAAAAAGATTACTTTAACAGGAGTCGCAAAAGGTTCAGGGATGATTCATCCAAACATGGCAACGATGCTTTCTTTTATTATGACTGATGCAAATATCTCTAAGACAGCTCTAAGTAAAGCCTTAAAAAGTTCAGTTGATAAAACTTTCAATATGATTTCAGTTGATGGGGATACAAGTACCAACGACACCGTTTTAATATTAGCGAATAAAGAAGCCAATAACAAAGAAATTATAGAAGATACTGTAGGTTTTGAATTTTTCCAATCTGCCTTGGATGAAGTAACTTTATATTTAGCTCAAATGATAGCAAAAGATGGAGAAGGAGCAACGAAGCTTGTGGAAATCAGAGTAATAAATGCTAAAACTGAAAAAGATGCAAAATTGATATCAAAAACAATTGCAAAATCTAACTTAGTTAAAACAGCTATATTCGGGGAAGATGCTAATTGGGGAAGGATTTTGGTAGCAGCAGGGTATTCTGGAGCAAACTTTGATCCTAAAAAAGTTGATGTATGGTTCCAAAGTGCATCAGGTAAGATTCAAACATGTTGCAATGGATCCTTCAAGGAATTCAGCGAAGAGAAGGCAAAATTAATTCTCAAAGAAAAGACAATAAGAATTATTGTTGATCTAAAAGATGGAGATGAAAAAGCGGATTCATGGGGTTGTGATTTAAGTTATGAATACGTAAAAATAAATGGAGGATACAGAACATGA
- the argB gene encoding acetylglutamate kinase, with protein sequence MIKEEKFLDEIKKAEVLVEALPYIKKFSGKVAVIKFGGNAMKDSLIKKMVAQDIVLMKYVGLNPVVVHGGGPEITKFLKDLNVETNFVNGLRVTDGKTMEIVEMVLVGKVNKDITSLINKMGGKAVGLSGKDSNLLEAKKELSNGDLGFVGEVVNVNKDILNILINKGYIPVIAPCAIGIDGNTYNVNADLAASKIAAALNAEKFILLTDVEGILKDKGNKDSVISRVNLSQAKELLDAKYVSEGMVPKLQCCIEAVESGVKRVHIIDGRISHSLLLEIYTDKGVGTMIAKECFDDDNL encoded by the coding sequence ATGATTAAAGAAGAAAAATTTTTGGATGAAATTAAAAAAGCAGAGGTTTTAGTTGAAGCTCTACCGTATATCAAAAAGTTTTCAGGTAAAGTTGCCGTGATTAAATTTGGGGGTAACGCTATGAAAGATTCACTAATAAAAAAGATGGTTGCTCAAGATATAGTTCTTATGAAATATGTTGGATTAAACCCAGTTGTAGTTCATGGTGGTGGCCCTGAAATAACTAAATTTTTAAAAGATTTAAATGTTGAAACAAATTTTGTAAACGGATTGAGAGTAACTGATGGAAAAACTATGGAAATTGTTGAAATGGTGCTTGTTGGTAAAGTGAATAAAGATATAACCTCATTGATAAACAAAATGGGAGGTAAAGCAGTAGGATTAAGTGGGAAAGATTCAAATTTGCTTGAAGCAAAAAAGGAACTTTCCAACGGGGATCTAGGCTTTGTAGGTGAGGTTGTTAATGTAAATAAAGATATTCTAAATATACTAATCAATAAAGGATATATCCCTGTAATAGCCCCTTGTGCAATTGGCATAGATGGAAACACTTACAATGTAAACGCGGATCTTGCTGCCAGTAAAATAGCGGCTGCATTAAATGCTGAAAAATTTATACTTTTAACCGATGTAGAAGGTATTTTAAAAGACAAAGGAAACAAGGATAGTGTCATTTCAAGGGTAAATTTAAGTCAAGCAAAAGAATTGTTAGATGCAAAATATGTTAGTGAAGGAATGGTTCCAAAGTTGCAATGTTGTATTGAAGCAGTAGAAAGTGGAGTAAAAAGGGTTCACATTATAGACGGTAGAATATCCCACTCTTTACTTTTAGAAATATACACTGATAAAGGTGTGGGTACAATGATAGCAAAGGAGTGTTTTGATGATGACAATCTCTGA
- a CDS encoding MBL fold metallo-hydrolase, which translates to MKVQRVETSGELMTNTYIINEDTIIDPGEGIGEYIPKDKEVVVLLTHAHYDHILGLSELNVKQLYVHPLDVEILKDPIKNFSYYVKKPFSWNNGWEDITETFEVIHTPGHTPGSCVIHLENYLFTGDTLFYDSIGRVDLEGGSFQDMKKSLKILKDYLLTLPKDTIIAPGHMALGKISDVMEFNSYLK; encoded by the coding sequence TTGAAAGTTCAGAGAGTTGAAACTAGTGGTGAATTGATGACTAACACTTACATTATTAATGAAGATACTATTATAGATCCAGGTGAAGGTATAGGAGAGTATATTCCAAAAGATAAAGAAGTTGTAGTTTTACTAACTCATGCTCATTATGACCATATTCTTGGATTATCTGAATTAAATGTAAAACAATTGTATGTGCATCCTTTAGATGTTGAGATTTTAAAAGATCCTATAAAAAATTTTTCTTATTATGTAAAAAAACCGTTTTCATGGAACAATGGTTGGGAAGATATTACAGAAACTTTTGAAGTGATTCACACACCCGGACATACGCCTGGTTCTTGCGTTATTCATTTAGAAAATTATTTATTTACTGGAGACACATTATTTTATGATTCAATTGGGAGAGTAGACCTAGAAGGAGGATCTTTTCAAGATATGAAAAAGTCCCTAAAGATATTAAAAGATTATCTACTAACACTACCTAAAGATACCATAATTGCACCAGGGCATATGGCTTTAGGGAAAATAAGCGATGTGATGGAATTCAATTCATATCTGAAATAA